From a single Nothobranchius furzeri strain GRZ-AD chromosome 7, NfurGRZ-RIMD1, whole genome shotgun sequence genomic region:
- the LOC107395701 gene encoding LIM and calponin homology domains-containing protein 1 isoform X4, with product MASPACGNSPGAPPREQKPMEPSHPEPAACQEAQKWVEAVTGKSFGDKDFRSALENGILLCELLTAIKPGLVKKINRLPTPIAGLDNLSVFLRGCEELGLKGSQLFDPGDLQNTSICANLKDSDCNRKLKNVLNTVFWLGKAASGCPSYSGPTLNLKEFEGLLAQMKVENEDGADSPQQRSVRDSGYDCWDSERSESLSPPRHTRDNSLDSLDSFGSRSQHSPSPDVVNRVIGDGRGSDSEADASNRKPDVRKDDMLARRTAKSESRCSIPFNQFLPNRTNASSYVPAPRRKQHTEEVEQRSHPQATQEQGKRVGPHHKTPKTVSWAPENNRNKVKQVEDVGGSERRRMQKLEKAGIKVLPAAVRYISPPTSEDKEVKPPSPNIILRSENDFLNSQSSAWDSSSEGEEEMEKRKVPDVHKDDLASRRVHHIPVVSKVHQFLPPPVCTSKDRERWERIRRASQRTLQEEETREKEAVSDIITRKGNPFLKEGGEEEDVGKERMDEAIPNKQTDDLARRRAQSRPLPHREGPVSFVPSSMSPADLQKWERLKMTEPSEDGPAPVCQACLRKYRSPFSRSAKAGQGHSKVVTFGGVTEIEQPIDSVMTSEGEETELLRRLLSKATVAMALGSQLSERERSSFVDDAEPSQSTSTFLDLQPWTLRANLSAAEVDARFAQYEQRVEAEEEEDEEEEERIPDLQKDDMMARRTGVFQKPAAATVSHQRFLPLPGSKRSTQAELATDAAPRSKKEVQRSRELNVRVDHQHPRVPMETPQQHLEEKNDENEPDLEKDDMMARKTKSFQKTSAIRSNQCFSQFLPTPGSVKYSMSPASAAKEPLSRPKLTQHTDRESSLVTVAAEHQAPPSQVPTSPTCSGLRARKEGEEQEKGDVMNVPDPAASGVTKLPPTPSLVPPPPSPPPAQLCGVHMEKVDVKPEKKPFWLENNLPPMMVSRRVAFQLDNESVSMGDMGNDEELGHLPSLSRYERMHEQYNSFREDEDHWQDDLARWKTRRRSASQELIKKEEERKQMEKRMKDEEGDSNKRKNIKTYKEIVEEKERREAELCEAYRNAATPEEAALVLQRYALRFTISDATLDSLKLPRSTAKTKQEQNREEEEERKLTSPVSDAEKQEHLHKPNSAVATNQRQTQPEYIETDVISEQEKSRAIPNHSPAPNGSVLTETNTQDVPLGLGQLQKLPTESPPAHQEQLITEEAQPQTKDAPPQNVQTVSLHPPSPVPSRPLPLLVAKPFCQPRSTFSGHKPIKVDGLVQVKGEATEDFPSLLVSLQENKDVSSKQTEEDVCPEPAEEKTNTTEQPAPPQTEKSASFTGSAISSLIGGRNCIVTTTIVTELTQTHMEPLHPEIQSKGPDGTAADQESALPAESPSSIEDYSPTITENVEESSVSEQYEKEQEKLKKEWEKAQQEVEEEERKHNEEERRILEETVAPLSPSGLLQSEHTRTAFSENNNKTAGGTVTPQQNGRKILTGNEDQHSSKLHFFQDSSCDGESSKKQELWKTASLDRNPQLNQSQSVKRSGSHDAVTSNQPSSPPTPQPPSPSRCVSGRRLCSGCSKPLGKGAAMIIDTLGLFFHVQCFKCGACNGQLGDATTGTDVRIRNGQLSCYECYIASRGRGQPTTL from the exons ATGGCTAGTCCCGCATGTGGAAATTCCCCGGGTGCCCCGCCGCGGGAGCAGAAGCCGATGGAACCGAGCCATCCCGAGCCAGCAgcctgccaggaggcacagaagtGGGTAGAG GCTGTAACAGGGAAGAGCTTTGGAGACAAAGACTTCCGCAGCGCACTGGAGAACGGTATCCTGTTATGCGA GCTACTGACTGCAATCAAGCCAGGGCTGGTCAAGAAGATCAATAGACTGCCCACCCCCATAGCTGGGCTG GACAATCTGTCGGTCTTCCTTCGAGGCTGTGAGGAGCTAGGCCTGAAGGGCTCCCAGCTGTTTGACCCGGGGGACTTGCAGAACACTTCCATATGTGCTAACCTCAA GGACTCTGACTGCAACCGCAAATTAAAAAAT GTGTTGAACACGGTGTTCTGGCTGGGGAAGGCTGCCAGTGGCTGCCCCTCTTACAGCGGCCCTACTCTCAACCTCAAGGAGTTTGAGGGGCTTCTTGCTCAGATGAAGGTG GAAAATGAAGACGGAGCGGACAGTCCTCAACAGCGCAGTGTTCGAGACAGTGGCTACGACTGCTGGGACTCAGAGAGGAGTGAATCTCTCTCTCCACCAAGACACACTAGAGACAACTCTTTGGACAG CCTGGATTCCTTCGGTTCTCGCTCACAGCACAGTCCTTCTCCTGATGTTGTCAATCGAGTCATTGGAGATG GGCGAGGCAGCGACTCGGAGGCCGATGCATCCAACAGGAAGCCAGATGTAAGAAAGGACGATATGTTGGCCAGACGGACTGCCAAAAGCGAATCAAGATGCTCCATTCCCTTCAACCAGTTCCTTCCAAACCGAACCAACGCCAGCTCCTATGTCCCCGCGCCGCGACGAAAACAGCATACAGAAGAAGTAGAACAACGCAG TCACCCTCAAGCCACCCAGGAACAAGGCAAAAGAGTGGGACCGCACCATAAAACCCCCAAGACTGTCTCTTGGGCACCTGAAAACAATAGAAACAAAGTAAAACAGGTAGAGGACGTGGGTGGGTCGGAGAGGAGGAGGATGCAGAAGTTGGAGAAGGCAGGAATTAAAGTTCTACCTGCTGCTGTTCGCTACATCAG CCCTCCCACATCAGAGGATAAAGAAGTGAAGCCCCCATCCCCAAACATCATCCTTCGCTCTGAAAACGACTTTTTGAACTCTCAAAGTTCTGCGTGGGACTCCTCCTCAGAGGGAGAGGAAGAAATGGAGAAGCGGAAAGTTCCAGATGTACATAAGGATGACTTGGCATCCAGACGAGTTCATCACATCCCCGTTGTCTCCAAGGTTCATCAGTTCCTCCCTCCTCCAGTGTGTACCAGCAAAGACCGAGAGCGCTGGGAGCGAATCAGACGAGCCTCACAGCGAACTCTGCAGGAGGAGGAGACCAG GGAGAAGGAAGCTGTCTCTGACATCATAACTCGCAAAGGCAACCCCTTCCTAAAGGAAGGGGGGGAAGAAGAGGATGTGGGAAAAGAAAGGATGGATGAAGCCATTCCTAATAAGCAGACGGATGACCTGGCTCGTAGGCGGGCTCAGAGCAGACCTCTCCCTCACAGGGAAGGACCGGTGAGCTTTGTGCCGTCTTCCATGAGCCCGGCTGATTTGCAGAAGTGGGAGAGACTCAAGATGACTGAACCAAG CGAGGATGGGCCAGCCCCAGTGTGTCAGGCCTGTCTGCGAAAATATAGGAGCCCTTTCAGCAGATCAGCAAAGGCTGGACAAGGTCACAGCAAAGTTGTGACCTTTGGGGGCGTGACTGAGATCGAGCAGCCTATAGACAGTGTCATGACAAGTGAAGGGGAGGAGACAGAGTTGCTTAGACGACTCCTTTCCAAGGCAACCGTAGCCATGGCCCTGGGCTCCCAGCTGTCAGAGCGAGAACGCAG CAGCTTCGTAGATGACGCTGAGCCCAGTCAAAGCACCTCAACCTTTTTGGATCTCCAACCCTGGACCCTCCGAGCCAACCTTTCCGCTGCTGAAGTTGATGCTCGTTTTGCTCAGTATGAACAGAGAGTAGaggccgaggaggaggaggatgaagaggaagaggagaggaTCCCAGATCTTCAGAAAGATGACATGATGGCAAGGAGGACAGGTGTTTTTCAGAAACCAGCAGCTGCTACAGTGAGTCACCAGCGTTTCCTGCCGCTGCCGGGCTCAAAGCGCTCCACACAAGCAGAGCTAGCCACGGATGCTGCTCCACGTAGCAAAAAGGAAGTACAGAGAAGCAGGGAACTGAATGTCAG AGTGGATCATCAGCATCCCAGAGTTCCCATGGAAACACCACAGCAGCATCTGGAGGAGAAGAATGACGAAAATGAGCCTGACCTGGAGAAAGATGACATGATGGCTCGTAAGACCAAATCGTTTCAAAAAACAAGTGCGATCAGATCGAATCAGTGCTTCAGTCAGTTCCTGCCCACACCTGGATCAGTCAAATACAGCATGAGCCCGGCGAGTGCAGCCAAGGAGCCACTCAGCAGACCCAAACTCACccaacacacagacagagagag CAGCCTTGTTACCGTGGCAGCAGAACATCAGGCTCCGCCCTCCCAAGTCCCAACCAGTCCTACGTGTAGCGGGTTGAGGGCGAGGAAGGAGGGGGAAGAGCAAGAAAAGGGAGATGTGATGAATGTTCCTGACCCTGCTGCCAGTGGGGTCACCAAACTTCCTCCTACTCCTTCACTTGTGCCTCCTCCTCCCAgtcctcctcctgctcagctctgtGGGGTGCATATGGAAAAAGTGGACGTGAAGCCAGAAAAGAAACCGTTTTGGCTGGAGAACAATCTACCTCCAATGAT ggTGAGCAGAAGGGTGGCTTTTCAATTAGACAACGA GAGTGTGAGCATGGGGGACATGGGTAACGATGAAGAGCTGGGACACTTACCCTCACTGAGCCGATATGAACGCATGCACGAACAGTACAACAGCTTTCGAGAAGACGAGGACCACTGGCAAGAT GACCTGGCACGCTGGAAGACTCGCCGCCGGAGCGCTTCACAGGAGCTAATCAAAAAAGAGGAGGAGAGGAAACAAATGGAGAAAAGGATGAAGGATGAGGAAGGTGACAGCAATAAGAGGAAAAACATCAAGACTTACAAAGAGATTGTGGAGGAGAA GGAGCGCAGAGAAGCTGAGCTCTGTGAAGCTTATCGAAATGCAGCAACTCCAGAGGAGGCAGCCTTGGTTTTACAGCGTTATGCTCTCCGCTTCACCATCAGCGACGCAACACTCGACAGCCTGAAACTTCCCAGATCCACCGCTAAAACTAAACAGGAGCAAAAccgagaagaagaggaggagcgcAAACTAACATCCCCTGTTAGTGATGCAGAGAAGCAGGAACACCTGCACAAACCAAACTCAGCTGTTGCAACAAACCAGAGACAAACACAACCTGAATACATAGAGACAGATGTAATCTCTGAACAGGAGAAGTCACGTGCCATCCCCAACCACTCCCCAGCACCGAACGGTTCTGTCctgacagaaacaaacacacaggaTGTTCCTCTGGGGTTGGGACAACTTCAGAAGCTGCCAACAGAGTCGCCACCTGCTCATCAGGAACAGCTGATTACAGAAGAGGCACAACCTCAGACCAAAGACGCTCCCCCTCAGAACGTACAAACAGTGTCACTCCACCCCCCTTCGCCTGTGCCCTCCAGACCCCTCCCCCTGCTGGTGGCCAAGCCTTTCTGCCAGCCCAGGAGCACGTTCTCTGGACACAAACCCATCAAG GTGGATGGGTTGGTGCAAGTAAAAGGAGAGGCGACGGAGGATTTCCCTTCCCTTCTGGTCTCGCTGCAGGAAAACAAAGATGTTTCCTCCAAACAGACAGAGGAAGATGTTTGTCCAGAGCCGGCTGAGGAAAAAACAAACACCACGGAGCAGCCAGCGCCTCCACAGACAGAAAAATCAGCATCGTTTACAGGCTctgccatcagctccctgattggaGGACGCAACTGTATCGTCACAACCACAATAGTGACAGAACTCACACAGACTCACATGGAGCCGCTTCATCCAGAGATCCAGAGCAAAGGACCG GATGGGACCGCAGCAGACCAGGAGAGTGCTCTGCCAGCAGAATCACCCAGCAGTATTGAGGATTATTCCCCCACCATCACAG AAAATGTCGAGGAAAGCAGTGTGTCT GAACAGTACGAGAAAGAACAAGAGAAGCTGAAGAAGGAATGGGAGAAGGCGCAGCAGGAggtggaggaagaggagaggaaaCACAATGAAGAG GAGAGGCGGATTCTCGAGGAGACTGTTGCACCTCTTAGTCCCTCTGGTTTGCTGCAGTCTGAACACACAAGGACGGCTTtctcagaaaacaacaacaaaacagcaGGAGGAACTGTGACGCCACAGCAGAATGGGAGAAAAATTCTCACCGGTAACGAGGATCAGCATTCGTCAAAGCTTCATTTTTTTCAGG ATTCGTCTTGTGATGGAGAATCTTCGAAGAAACAGGAACTGTGGAAAACCGCTTCTCTGGACCGAAACCCTCAGCTGAACCAGAGTCAGAGTGTTAAAAG ATCAGGATCACATGATGCTGTAACAAGTAATCAGCCCTCCTCCCCTCCAACACCCCAGCCCCCGTCACCCAGCAG GTGTGTTAGCGGGAGGCGGCTGTGCTCCGGCTGTTCCAAACCTCTGGGAAAAGGAGCTGCTATGATCATCGATACGCTCGGGCTCTTCTTCCACGTTCAGTGTTTTAAG TGTGGAGCTTGCAACGGGCAGCTGGGCGACGCCACTACAGGGACGGATGTACGGATTCGCAACGGACAGCTGAGCTGCTATGAGTGCTACATCGCATCTCGGG GCAGAGGTCAGCCCACTACACTATAA